The genomic window GATATGATCAAGTTTTTTCATACTCTGGTGGATGTGTGGCTATGGGTGacctcctttttaaaaaggtgcctcacgcctgtaatcccagcactttgggaggctgaggcgggcagatcacaaggtcaggagatcgagaccatcctggctaactcggtgaaaccccgtttctactaaaaatacaaaaaaaaaaaaaaaaaaattagccgggcgtggtggcgggtgcctgtagtcccagctactcaggaggctgaggcaggagaatggcgtgaacccgggaggcagagcttgcagtgagccaagatcgcaccactgcactccagcctgggcgacagagcgagactctgtctcaaaaaaacaaaacaaaaaacaaaaacaacaacaacaaaaaaatgatgaggccaggcatggtggctcatgcttgtgatcccagcattttgggaggccaaggagggtaaattgcctgagctcaggagttcgagaccagcctaggcaacatgaccAAACCAgtctctctaaaaaaatacaaaacttagctgggcacggtggcacatgcctatagtcccagctactcaggaagctgaggtgagaggatgacttgagcccaggaggcaggggttgcaatgagccaagatcgcgccactgcactccagcctgggtgatagagtaagatcctgtctcaaaaaaaaaaaaaaaaaaaaaatgttcgaAGTGATTAATAAGCATGGGGGAAGTATTGGCAttattcatttgtttccttttaaaatctcttctctttattaaaaagaaagtggTATAGATgcaaggaagaaacagaaacagtctAGGTGGAAGAGATCACTGCCCACATAAACATTTGATATTTTCAAGGACAAgatctagtttaaaaaaataaaaaaagagtgaagaggaagagagaaaaaaataaacatttgacaTGTAGCAAAGGAGGTGGCAAAAGGgcaaaggcagagagaaaaggaagaattggTCGCTAAGTGGGCTtggaagaaggaaacagagactcAGAACAATTCAGGGAGTTCCTCAGCTTATATGGAATCAAAAATTCAATTCTGTTTAGATTATATTGCGATATGTTAAAAATCAAAtcattagccgggcgcggtggctcacgcctgtaatcccagcactttgggaggccgagggggccggatcacaaggtcaggagatcgagaccacggtgaaaccccgtctctactaaaaatacaaaaaattagccgggcgcggttgtaggcgcctgtagtcccagctactcgggaggctgaggcaggagaatggcgggaacccgggaggtggagcttgcagtgagccgagatcgcgccactgcactccagcctgggcgacagagcgagactccgtctcaaaaaaaaaaaaaaaattcaattctgTTTAGATTATATTGCGGTATGTTAAAAATCAAAtcattagccgggcgcggtggctcacgcctgtaatcccagcactttgggaggccgaggcaggcggatcacgaggtcaggaaatcgagaccatcctggttaacacggtgaaaccccgtctctactaaaaatacaaaaaattagccgggcgtggtggtgggcgcctgtagtcccagctactcgggaggctgaggcaggagaatgacatgaacccgggaggcagagcttgcagtgagccgaatcgcgccactgcactgcagcctggggacagagggagactccttctcacaaaaaaaaaaaaaaaaaaaaatcaaatcattaaaaataaaacactgcaaGAAAATGGATAATCTCATCCTATGTTCGAGGGAAGGACTTTCAGTGCTTATGAGCAATGaacaataaatgtatatacagaTTTCCCACCTACTCAGTATAATATCAAAACTGATGGATTGATATGAACTGATTGTGTGCGAGTGTCCAATACAAAAGCCCTCTGTGCATCGACTCGGAATCCTACTTTTTAGAAGCTGCCATACAAACTTTGAAATATGTTCAATGTAATAACAATTTCAGAGTAAATTTAAAACTCCTACGGTTATAAGCAAGGGCTCCTTGAGTTCTGTTAGGAGCACACGATGGAGACGGTGCAGCCTTATTCAGTCACCAATGAACCCTGTGACCCCCACTCTGTGCCTGTGGAACTCCAGGCTCTGGGGACACAGCAAGGACAGGACAGGGAGTAAGAAGCAGGTGTCCTGCAGACTGGCACAGTCACCACCTCAGTGCAGCCGCTTTGTCCTCTGCAGTCCCCCGTCTCTTTCAGGTTCCATTTCCCCTGGGCCAGGAGAGCTAAGGCACTGCCCTCTTGCACTGTCTGTGAAATCCCAGGTAAGCAGCGGGCCAGGAAACAAAATGACCTGTCCCCCACTCACCAGCAGATGCTCTGACTCCCCTGGGGACAAAGTGTTGACGTCTGTCTGCTCTGCTGGCTCCTGGACTTCCATTTCCTGTTCAGGGACCTGGCTGGGCTGCACGATACTCACGATCTCATTGAGGGCATTGTCCTCAGCCCCAGGCCGTTGTGGGGAATGTGAGCTCTGGAAAAAACATTGGGAAGGCAAAGAGTCCACTCAGGAATCCACACCTAGGGCTCGCTGCAGGGTCCCCAGTATGCAGCTGGACCTGCCATCCCCACCCCCTCTGTCACCGCAGGCAGCCCAGCCTCAGCACATCTAGGACCTGCTGCTGGGGCCAGGGCCCCAGTGCTGTGCTCTGGCAGACACCCCATCCCCAGGGTGCAGGCTGTGGGGTAAGGGTGTCACCTGGGCTGCAGCAGGGCTCACCAGCATATGCGGTGCTCAAAACAGCCATGTGTCCCCCACAGTCAGCCCAGAGCCCCCAGGCCACTTCAGAGAGTCAGGGCAGCCATGAGGACAATGGGGACCCACCCACCCAGGTTCTGCTGTCCCAGGAAGCAGTTCCTGAGCCCCTGAGCCCCCAGCTCCTGGAGAAACCAACTCACACTGTCCACACGCTCAGGGTCCCCGCCACCACCTAAAAGAGAAGGAGTCTCCTTAGCAGGAGGGGAGGGGCCCACACAGCATCTCCCTCCCAGAGGACAGTGGGGCGCAGgggtgggctgggggcagggacaCTGGACAAGGAGCCCCGGGCCTGGGGACAGGAATGGGGTCTTACAACTCAGAGACACCCTGAGGAAGGGGGATGAGAAGGGGAACTAGAGTAAAACCAACACATGGAAAATCTCTGTGTTCTGCTCTGACCAAGGCTGAATAAATCCCGCGACCACTTCTCATCCTCACCCTTGTCACCCAGTTGAGGAGCCGACTGCCCCCTGCCTGGCTGGGCCTGAAGGTGGGAGGAActggccctgccctcctggaCTTGGCTGGGAGATGAGGGGACCCCCAGCTCCGGAAGAGGGAGTGATGAGACCAGGGTTCTGGGGGGTGCCTGGGATGTGGGGATGGGGGTGACCACAAGGAGGAGGATACAGCCAGGCTGGAGACACTAAGACTTGGGGGAGGGGCAGCCGTTTCTGTCTGTGGGAATAGAGTGGGGGGGGCAGGGCAGAGAGTGCCCAGTGCCTCCGCCCTCAGCCAGCACCTACCTGAGCAGACGCCTTTCAGGTAAGGAAGGACTTTCTTCCACAGTGAAGTCTTCCAAACAATCACAGCCACAACCACGATTACGACGAGAACTATGACCCCTATGATGATGCCTGAGAGGGAACAGGGAGAagcaggagtcccagggctggtAGTCACTGTCTTCTCCACAGCTGGGACTTCCCCAGTGTGCTTTGTACCTGATTCTTTGTGGACACACTCGATGTCACTCCAGGGCGTACAATCCTTGACCTTGACCATCCCTCTGGGGCACCTGGGTACacacagggagggagaggggggaCTCTTGATGGAAAGCTGGCCAGGTGGGATGAAAGAGGAGCCACCCTCCCTCCCCAGTGTCCCTGAGAAGGTGTCAGGGAAAGGGCAGGTTCCTCGTGTCTGCAGGGGGTCCCCCTATGCTCCCTTGTTGAGGCTGGGGAAGAGTCTGAGCATGCGCACTTCAGGCCCCTCGGCCTCCCTGCTCTGGGGTCAGAGCTGCAGCTCCAGGAGCCTTCCGTGCTGGGCACACACGGATCTTCCCTGGGCTGCAGGGGAGGCTGCGTTAGGAGGAGCCACACTCCAGGGGAAGGTCACAAGCCCCTATGGCCACAAGCTGAGTCTGGTCTTCCAGTCAACCACAAAAGTGAGCTCTTGTCCCCACCTGTCTGCCCATTCCTCCCAATCACAGCAAATACTACGGGGACCAGAGAAGAGCAAATTACCCTTGGCCCCTAAAACCCAAATAGAGAAAAGACAGGTCTTATTGAGGGATCAGGGGCCAGGGGCGAGGCCAGCTGGGTGGGCTCAGGTCCTCATGGGAACTTGAAGGAGCTCCACCCACGGCCTTATTATGCCTCTTGTGGGCTGTGGGCACTTTTGTCTTTATGGACCCCTGCCtgcataaaaaatattaaaaattacattttattgctGAATTGGTATAAAGATGAATATATCCCTGGCTGCATTCTACTCATTCTTctcatttcaaaagaaattaaatcgTTTCATGGGCCCCTAAAAGTATCATGGGCCCTACATCATGGCCTTCTGTGGTCAGTGAACAAGTCAGCCTGGCCAAGGGGACTCGtgctggggaggggtgggaaggggctgctacagggggcaggggtggggacaggCAGAGGGATCAGGAGGGGCAGCCACAGGCTGAAGGATGCCCCATGGGGGTGCTCTCAGAGGATAGACAGGGGTACAAGGAGGCTTGGGTCTTCTTGGGGTTCTGTGGAGCTGCTGGGAGCCCCCGGCTGCTGTCTCACCCTGTGCGGCACTTCCGGCAAATCTCGGGGGAATCTTCTTCCCGGAAGGTGCCTTCTTCGCACTGACACACCGTGTTTCTGGTCGTGGTGCAGGAATTCACCTCCACTTCACCTGACGACAGAGCACAAGGTTTTGGGATATGTTTTCCTGATGTGTCCCTTgacccttcctccccaccccaagaCCCTCCTACTCAGCTTAATTCAGTTCGCCAAGGAGTTCTGAGGGCCAGTTTCTGCACCAGCACACTGGTGGCTCATACAGGACGCCCACCCTTCAGCTGTCGCCAACACTCAAGAGTCATACAAAAGGACCACAATTCATTATTTATTACATTAGATTAGGGGAAAGCATCGTTTAGGGAACAAGCATTGTTTAGATCACATGGTCAGTAGCAAGGGAAGTGTGAGGCATCACCTGAGAGACTGCAAGGAGAGGAGCCCTTGGGTGATTTCCCCAAGGCCCGGCctgctggggaggagggagaggcctGAGAACTGGAAGGATGAGTGAGGCCGAGCACCTGCCAAGAGCACAGAGCCCGGGGGAGAGAGCCTGGTCCAGAAGCAGACCCGTGCCACCGCTGAGACCCAGCCCTGTGCACTCGGCCAGGCTCATAGCCCCACCCCTTTGCAGCTGATAGTCTAAAAGATTTCCTTACCATGTAGCATACATTGTACAAAtaatttctgtattattattattattattattaagacagggttttgctctgttgcctgggctggaatgcagtgacgcaatctcggctccctgcaacctccacttcctgggctcaagagagcctcctgcctcagcttcctaagtagctgggaatacaggcacacaccaccctgcctggctaatgtttatatttttgtagagatggggtttctcattttgcccaggatggtttcaaactcctgggctcaagcgatgcctcccaaagtgttgagattacaggcatgagccactatgcctggcctgttttatttACTAAAAAACTCGAAGACAAAATCACGGAACAAAGTATGACGAAGACCAAGGTGGACCAGTATCTAGGTCTCCTGATCCCATTTTAGCTACAACTTTTATGTCATCACCCTGCGTTCCACCTTGAGGCATGGGGTCCTTATGTTCTGTACCTGAGTCACACTTGGTGCAGCGCAAGCAGAAAAGGAAGTCATTCCAGTGAGTGCTGTAGTCCTGTCCATATTTGCAGGAGATACAATCTCTACTGTCTTCGGAGATGTGGTGTcctgggaggggagagaaaagcTGGTGAATGAAATGTCACAGGATTCCCAGCAGCTGGCAGTGGTGACTGGGGGACTGCTTTTTCAGGGATGCGTGGAACCCAAACAGGGAAATCTCTAGCTTGGTCAGTTTGTCAATTCTGCATTCACACACCTTAAACCAGCACTGCCAAAAGAAATATAAgccacacatttatttatttattttattttattttattttatgttatgttttacttttgagacatagtctcattctgttgaccaggctggagtgcaatggcacgatcttggctcactgcaacctccgcctccagggttcaagcgattctcctgcctcagcctcctgagtagctgggactacaggcacgcaccactacacctggctaatttttgcatttttttagtagagacagggtttcaccacattggccaggctagtctcgatctcctgaccttgtgatccacctgcctcagcctcccaaagtactgggattacaggtgtgagccactgcgcccagcctatttatttatttatttagacagggtcttgctctgtagcccaagctggagtacagtggtgtgatctcagctcactgcaccctcgacctCCCAGACCCCCCCTCTCGCCCACccacaaatagctgggactacaggtgcacaccaccacaccgggttaattttttgtgtactttttcttttgtagagacgagatttcaccatgttgcctaggctggtctcaaactc from Macaca mulatta isolate MMU2019108-1 chromosome 8, T2T-MMU8v2.0, whole genome shotgun sequence includes these protein-coding regions:
- the TNFRSF10B gene encoding tumor necrosis factor receptor superfamily member 10B isoform X2; the protein is MGQLRQSAPAASGARKGRGPGPREARGARPGLRVLKTLVLVVAAARVLLSVSADCAPITRQSLDPQRRAAPQQKRSSPIEGLCPPGHHISEDSRDCISCKYGQDYSTHWNDFLFCLRCTKCDSGEVEVNSCTTTRNTVCQCEEGTFREEDSPEICRKCRTGCPRGMVKVKDCTPWSDIECVHKESGTKHTGEVPAVEKTVTTSPGTPASPCSLSGIIIGVIVLVVIVVVAVIVWKTSLWKKVLPYLKGVCSGRCWLRAESSHSPQRPGAEDNALNEIVSIVQPSQVPEQEMEVQEPAEQTDVNTLSPGESEHLLEPAKAEGPQRRGQLVPVNENDPTETLRQCFDDFAAIVPFDAWEPLVRQLGLTNNEIKVAKAEAASSRDTLYVMLIKWVNKTGRAASVNTLLDALETLEERLAKQKIQDRLLSSGKFMYLEDNADSATS
- the TNFRSF10B gene encoding tumor necrosis factor receptor superfamily member 10B isoform X7, whose amino-acid sequence is MGRIQEVFGVWMDDMWGMRTIKAPNSTAQGHHISEDSRDCISCKYGQDYSTHWNDFLFCLRCTKCDSGEVEVNSCTTTRNTVCQCEEGTFREEDSPEICRKCRTGCPRGMVKVKDCTPWSDIECVHKESGIIIGVIVLVVIVVVAVIVWKTSLWKKVLPYLKGVCSGGGGDPERVDSSSHSPQRPGAEDNALNEIVSIVQPSQVPEQEMEVQEPAEQTDVNTLSPGESEHLLEPAKAEGPQRRGQLVPVNENDPTETLRQCFDDFAAIVPFDAWEPLVRQLGLTNNEIKVAKAEAASSRDTLYVMLIKWVNKTGRAASVNTLLDALETLEERLAKQKIQDRLLSSGKFMYLEDNADSATS
- the TNFRSF10B gene encoding tumor necrosis factor receptor superfamily member 10B isoform X5, which codes for MGRIQEVFGVWMDDMWGMRTIKAPNSTAQGHHISEDSRDCISCKYGQDYSTHWNDFLFCLRCTKCDSGEVEVNSCTTTRNTVCQCEEGTFREEDSPEICRKCRTGCPRGMVKVKDCTPWSDIECVHKESGTKHTGEVPAVEKTVTTSPGTPASPCSLSGIIIGVIVLVVIVVVAVIVWKTSLWKKVLPYLKGVCSGGGGDPERVDSSSHSPQRPGAEDNALNEIVSIVQPSQVPEQEMEVQEPAEQTDVNTLSPGESEHLLEPAKAEGPQRRGQLVPVNENDPTETLRQCFDDFAAIVPFDAWEPLVRQLGLTNNEIKVAKAEAASSRDTLYVMLIKWVNKTGRAASVNTLLDALETLEERLAKQKIQDRLLSSGKFMYLEDNADSATS
- the TNFRSF10B gene encoding tumor necrosis factor receptor superfamily member 10B isoform X1; amino-acid sequence: MGQLRQSAPAASGARKGRGPGPREARGARPGLRVLKTLVLVVAAARVLLSVSADCAPITRQSLDPQRRAAPQQKRSSPIEGLCPPGHHISEDSRDCISCKYGQDYSTHWNDFLFCLRCTKCDSGEVEVNSCTTTRNTVCQCEEGTFREEDSPEICRKCRTGCPRGMVKVKDCTPWSDIECVHKESGTKHTGEVPAVEKTVTTSPGTPASPCSLSGIIIGVIVLVVIVVVAVIVWKTSLWKKVLPYLKGVCSGGGGDPERVDSSSHSPQRPGAEDNALNEIVSIVQPSQVPEQEMEVQEPAEQTDVNTLSPGESEHLLEPAKAEGPQRRGQLVPVNENDPTETLRQCFDDFAAIVPFDAWEPLVRQLGLTNNEIKVAKAEAASSRDTLYVMLIKWVNKTGRAASVNTLLDALETLEERLAKQKIQDRLLSSGKFMYLEDNADSATS
- the TNFRSF10B gene encoding tumor necrosis factor receptor superfamily member 10B isoform X6; the protein is MGRIQEVFGVWMDDMWGMRTIKAPNSTAQGHHISEDSRDCISCKYGQDYSTHWNDFLFCLRCTKCDSGEVEVNSCTTTRNTVCQCEEGTFREEDSPEICRKCRTGCPRGMVKVKDCTPWSDIECVHKESGTKHTGEVPAVEKTVTTSPGTPASPCSLSGIIIGVIVLVVIVVVAVIVWKTSLWKKVLPYLKGVCSGRCWLRAESSHSPQRPGAEDNALNEIVSIVQPSQVPEQEMEVQEPAEQTDVNTLSPGESEHLLEPAKAEGPQRRGQLVPVNENDPTETLRQCFDDFAAIVPFDAWEPLVRQLGLTNNEIKVAKAEAASSRDTLYVMLIKWVNKTGRAASVNTLLDALETLEERLAKQKIQDRLLSSGKFMYLEDNADSATS
- the TNFRSF10B gene encoding tumor necrosis factor receptor superfamily member 10B isoform X8; the encoded protein is MGRIQEVFGVWMDDMWGMRTIKAPNSTAQGHHISEDSRDCISCKYGQDYSTHWNDFLFCLRCTKCDSGEVEVNSCTTTRNTVCQCEEGTFREEDSPEICRKCRTGCPRGMVKVKDCTPWSDIECVHKESGIIIGVIVLVVIVVVAVIVWKTSLWKKVLPYLKGVCSGRCWLRAESSHSPQRPGAEDNALNEIVSIVQPSQVPEQEMEVQEPAEQTDVNTLSPGESEHLLEPAKAEGPQRRGQLVPVNENDPTETLRQCFDDFAAIVPFDAWEPLVRQLGLTNNEIKVAKAEAASSRDTLYVMLIKWVNKTGRAASVNTLLDALETLEERLAKQKIQDRLLSSGKFMYLEDNADSATS